From a single Miscanthus floridulus cultivar M001 chromosome 8, ASM1932011v1, whole genome shotgun sequence genomic region:
- the LOC136477473 gene encoding putative multidrug resistance protein, with product MDAAGRRAKKVDAAALVALGSSVFVHADAVDVALMVLGLVGAIGDGMATPLRLLVASRIANDLGSGPDHLQHQFTSKINANVIRIVYIACASWVMAFLEGYCWARTAERQASRMRARYLQAVLRQDVEFFDLKPGSTSEVVTSVSNDSLVVQDALSDKVPNFAMYVTMFAGSYAVGFALLWRLTLVTLPSALLLIIPGVSYGRALTGLARRIREQYALPGAVAQQAVSSVRTVYAFVAEKTTMARFSAALEESARLGLRQGLAKGIALGTNGIAFAIYAFNIWYGGRLVMYHGYPGGTVFVVSSLIVIGGVSLGSALSNVKYFSEATAAADRILEMIQRVPKIDSESGAGEELANVAGEVEFKNVDFCYPSRPESPVLANFILRVPAGHTVALVGPSGSGKSTAIALLERFYDPSAGEVALDGVDIRRLRLKWLRAQMGLVSQEPAMFAMSVRENILFGEEDATGEEVVAAAMAANAHSFISQLPQGYDTQVGERGAQMSGGQKQRIAIARAILRSPKILLLDEATSALDTESERVVQEALDAASVGRTTILVAHRLSTVRNADSIAVMQSGAVQELGSHSELIAKNGMYSSLVHLQQNRDSGEGTEVGGTCGASPSGGQCSSSNNSKMVSSASRSSSTWSVGDARDGENADEKPKPPVPSFGRLLLLNAPEWKFALVGSSCAVLSGAIQPIFAYGMGCTFSIYYSTDHEEIKDKTRMYAFIFLALVALSFMLNIGQHYSFAAMGECLTKRIRKRMLAKILTFEIGWFDHDDNSTGNICSQLAKDANIVRSLVGDRMALLIQTASMVAIAFTVGLVISWRLALVMIALQPFIIACSYARRVLLKSMSMKSIQAQYETSKLAADAVSNLRTITAFSSQGRILRLFSQAQDGPHKESIRQSWFAGLGLGASVGLTIFSWALNYWYSGKLMAERLIAVEAVFQTSMILVTTGRVIADACSMTTDIAKGAEAVSSVFTILDRQTKIDPDNPKGYKPEKLIGEVEVVGVDFAYPSRPDVIIFRGFSLSMMAGKSTALVGQSGSGKSTIIGLIERFYDPLKGVVNIDGRDIKAYNLQALRRHIGLVSQEPTLFAGTIKENIMMEAEMASEAEVEEAARSANAHDFISNLKDGYDTWCGDRGVQLSGGQKQRIAIARAILKNPAILLLDEATSALDSQSEKAVQEALDRVMVGRTSVVVAHRLSTIQSCDMIAVLDRGVVVEKGTHASLMANGRSGTYFGLVTLQQRGNSAALRCLDFACNCKKEVG from the exons ATGGACGCCGCCGGACGACGCGCAAAGAAGGTGGACGCGGCCGCGCTGGTGGCGCTGGGGTCTTCGGTGTTCGTGCACGCGGACGCCGTCGACGTGGCCCTGATGGTGCTAGGCCTGGTCGGCGCCATAGGCGACGGCATGGCCACGCCCCTGCGGCTGCTCGTCGCCAGCCGCATCGCCAACGACCTCGGCAGCGGCCCCGATCACCTCCAGCATCAGTTCACCTCCAAGATCAACGCG AACGTGATCAGAATCGTCTACATTGCGTGCGCCTCCTGGGTAATGGCGTTCCTAG AGGGATACTGCTGGGCACGGACGGCGGAGCGGCAGGCGTCGCGGATGCGGGCGCGGTACCTGCAGGCGGTGCTCCGGCAGGACGTGGAGTTCTTCGACCTCAAGCCGGGGTCTACGTCGGAGGTGGTCACCAGCGTGTCCAACGACAGCCTCGTCGTGCAGGACGCGCTGAGCGACAAGGTGCCCAACTTCGCCATGTACGTCACCATGTTCGCCGGCAGCTACGCCGTGGGCTTCGCGCTGCTGTGGCGGCTCACGCTGGTGACGCTGCCGTCCGCGCTCCTCCTCATCATCCCGGGCGTCTCCTACGGCCGCGCCCTCACGGGCCTCGCGCGGAGGATCAGGGAGCAGTACGCGCTGCCGGGCGCCGTCGCGCAGCAGGCCGTCTCGTCGGTGCGCACCGTCTACGCCTTCGTCGCCGAGAAGACCACCATGGCCCGGTTCTCCGCCGCGCTCGAGGAGTCGGCGCGCCTCGGCCTCAGGCAGGGGCTCGCCAAGGGCATCGCCCTCGGCACCAACGGCATCGCCTTCGCCATCTACGCCTTCAACATCTGGTACGGCGGCCGCCTCGTCATGTACCACGGCTACCCGGGAGGCACCGTCTTCGTCGTCTCCTCCCTTATCGTCATCGGCGGCGT GTCGCTGGGGTCGGCACTGTCCAACGTCAAGTACTTCTCGGAGGCGACCGCGGCAGCGGACAGGATCCTTGAAATGATACAGCGAGTGCCCAAGATTGACTCCGAGAGTGGCGCCGGCGAGGAGCTGGCCAACGTCGCCGGCGAGGTGGAGTTCAAGAACGTCGACTTCTGCTACCCGTCGCGGCCAGAGAGCCCCGTCTTGGCCAACTTCATCCTGCGGGTGCCGGCTGGGCACACGGTGGCGCTCGTCGGCCCCAGTGGGTCTGGAAAGTCGACGGCGATCGCGCTGCTGGAGCGGTTCTACGACCCGTCGGCCGGGGAGGTGGCGCTGGACGGCGTGGACATCCGCCGGCTCCGGCTCAAGTGGCTGCGCGCGCAGATGGGGCTCGTCAGCCAGGAGCCCGCCATGTTCGCCATGTCGGTGCGGGAGAACATACTGTTCGGCGAGGAGGATGCTACAGGGGAGGAGGTCGTCGCGGCAGCAATGGCGGCCAATGCCCACAGCTTCATATCGCAGCTGCCACAGGGCTACGACACGCAG GTGGGTGAGCGTGGTGCACAGATGTCTGGAGGGCAGAAGCAGAGGATTGCCATTGCTAGAGCAATCCTGAGGTCACCCAAGATTCTGCTCCTTGACGAAGCAACGAGCGCACTGGACACCGAGTCCGAGCGCGTCGTGCAGGAGGCGCTTGACGCGGCCTCCGTAGGCCGGACTACCATCCTTGTTGCACATCGCCTCTCCACCGTCCGAAATGCCGACAGCATAGCTGTCATGCAATCTGGCGCAGTCCAGGAGCTGGGCTCCCACAGTGAGCTCATTGCCAAGAATGGCATGTACTCATCTCTTGTCCATCTTCAGCAGAATAGAGATTCAGGTGAGGGCACCGAGGTTGGTGGAACTTGTGGTGCATCTCCTAGTGGAGGGcaatgcagcagcagcaacaacagcaaGATGGTCTCTTCAGCTAGCAGGTCAAGTTCGACATGGTCCGTTGGTGACGCAAGAGATGGTGAGAACGCTGATGAGAAGCCAAAGCCTCCTGTGCCATCCTTCGGAAGGTTGCTTCTCCTCAATGCACCAGAGTGGAAGTTTGCACTGGTGGGGAGCTCATGTGCAGTCCTATCTGGGGCAATCCAGCCTATTTTTGCATATGGCATGGGGTGCACATTCTCCATCTACTACTCGACAGATCATGAGGAGATCAAGGACAAAACAAGGATGTATGCTTTCATCTTCCTCGCTCTCGTTGCGCTCTCATTCATGCTCAACATTGGACAGCACTATAGCTTTGCTGCCATGGGAGAGTGCCTGACCAAGAGGATCAGGAAGCGAATGCTTGCAAAAATCCTCACTTTTGAGATAGGATGGTTTGACCATGACGACAACTCCACTGGCAATATATGCTCACAGCTCGCTAAGGACGCCAACATC GTAAGGTCACTGGTGGGCGACCGAATGGCTCTGTTGATCCAGACGGCTTCCATGGTGGCCATTGCTTTCACCGTGGGTCTTGTCATTTCTTGGCGGTTGGCCCTTGTCATGATAGCACTGCAGCCGTTTATCATTGCTTGCTCCTATGCTCGCCGTGTCTTGCTGAAGAGCATGTCCATGAAGTCGATACAGGCCCAGTACGAAACTAGCAAGCTAGCTGCTGACGCTGTCTCCAACCTCCGCACCATCACCGCCTTCTCATCCCAGGGCCGCATCCTACGCCTCTTCAGCCAGGCGCAGGATGGACCACACAAGGAGAGCATCCGGCAGTCGTGGTTCGCAGGTCTAGGGCTCGGCGCCTCTGTGGGCCTCACCATATTCTCATGGGCCCTCAACTACTGGTACAGTGGCAAGCTCATGGCCGAGCGGCTCATTGCTGTGGAGGCGGTCTTCCAAACCAGCATGATTCTAGTCACCACAGGGCGTGTGATAGCAGATGCATGTAGCATGACAACAGATATCGCCAAAGGTGCCGAAGCGGTCTCTTCAGTGTTCACTATTCTCGACCGCCAAACGAAGATTGACCCCGACAATCCTAAGGGGTACAAGCCAGAGAAGCTCATTGGAGAGGTGGAAGTCGTAGGAGTTGATTTCGCATATCCATCCAGGCCAGATGTGATCATCTTCAGAGGATTCTCGTTGAGCATGATGGCAGGCAAGTCAACAGCCCTTGTCGGGCAAAGTGGCTCTGGCAAGTCAACCATCATCGGGCTTATAGAACGGTTCTACGACCCACTCAAGGGCGTGGTGAACATAGATGGTAGAGACATCAAAGCATACAATCTCCAAGCTCTGCGTCGACATATTGGACTCGTCAGCCAAGAGCCAACATTGTTCGCTGGCACTATAAAAGAGAACATAATGATGGAGGCGGAGATGGCGAGTGAGGCAGAGGTCGAGGAGGCGGCAAGGTCCGCCAACGCGCATGACTTCATCAGTAACCTCAAGGATGGGTACGACACATGGTGTGGAGACCGGGGCGTCCAACTATCAGGAGGGCAGAAGCAGCGCATCGCCATCGCCCGCGCCATTCTCAAGAACCCAGCCATCCTGCTGCTCGATGAAGCTACAAGCGCACTGGACAGCCAGTCCGAGAAGGCGGTGCAGGAGGCACTGGACAGGGTGATGGTTGGCCGGACCAGCGTGGTCGTGGCGCACAGGCTCAGCACCATCCAGAGCTGTGATATGATAGCTGTGCTTGATAGGGGAGTCGTCGTAGAGAAGGGCACGCATGCGTCCCTAATGGCCAATGGTCGCTCTGGGACCTACTTTGGCTTGGTCACTTTGCAGCAGAGAGGCAATTCAGCAGCACTGAGATGTTTGGATTTTGCCTGCAACTGCAAGAAGGAAGTCGGCTAA